DNA sequence from the Antarctobacter heliothermus genome:
TCCTGGGCGAGATGGACGAATACCTGCTGGGCGAAGGCACGCACGGCCAGTTGTGGCGTGCGCTTGGGGCGCATCTTACCGCCTTGGGCAGTGCGCCGGGTGTGCATTTTGCGGTCTGGGCGCCCAATGCGTCACGCGTGTCTGTTGTCGGCAGTTTCAACGACTGGGACGGGCGACGCCATGCCATGCGCCGCCGCGGCGATACCGGCATCTGGGAAATCTTTGTCCCCGGTGTGAGCGAAGGCGCAGTCTACAAATACGAACTTCTGGACGCCAACGGACAGCTTTTGCCTCTCAAGGCCGATCCGGTTGGATTTGGGTCCGAGGTGCCGCCTCTCACCGCCTCTGTCGTGCGCGACCTGACCCAATTCGGCTGGCAGGACCACGCATGGATGGCGACCCGCTGGCAAAAACACCGTATCGATCAGCCGGTCTCGATCTATGAGGTCCATTTGGAAAGCTGGCGGCGCGTCCCCGAGGACGGCAACCGGTCGCTGAGCTACCGCGAAATGGCAGACCAACTGGTCCGTTACGCCGCCGACATGGGGTTTACCCACATCGAACTGACGCCAGTCTCTGAGCATCCCTTTGGCGGTTCGTGGGGCTATCAACCCGTTGGCCTATATGCGCCCACGTCGCGGTTTGGCTCGCCGGACGACTTCCGTGCGCTGGTCGAGGCAACCCATGAGGCCGGGCTGGGCCTGATCATCGACTGGGTGCCGGGCCATTTCCCGACCGACGCACATGGCCTTGCACAGTTTGACGGCACCGCCCTGTATGAGCACAGCGATCCGAAAGAAGGGTTTCACCCGGACTGGAACACGCTGGTCTACAACTATGGCCGTTCCGAAGTGTCCAACTTTCTGATCGCCAACGCCCGCTACTGGCTGGAAGAATTCCACATCGACGGGCTGCGCGTGGATGCGGTCGCCTCGATGTTGTACCGCGACTATTCCCGCAAAGAGGGCGAATGGGTGCCCAATGAACACGGCGGCCGCGAGAACCTTGAGGCGATTTCCTTCCTGCGGCGCATGAACGAACAGGTCTACGGCATGCATCCCGACGTGATGACGCTAGCCGAGGAAAGCACCGCCTTTCCCGGTGTCAGCGCGCCAACATCCCATGACGGGCTTGGTTTTGGGTTCAAGTGGAACATGGGCTGGATGAACGACACTCTGCGTTACATGTCCGAGGATCCGATCAACCGGAAATACCATCACGACAAGATGACCTTTGGTCTGCACTACGCCTTTACCGAAAACTTTGTGCTGCCGATCAGCCATGACGAAGTGGTACACGGCAAGGGATCGTTGTTGGGACGGATGCCGGGCGACGACTGGCAGCGCTTTGCCAACCTGCGCGCCTATTTTGGCTTCATGTTCGGCCATCCGGGCAAGAAGCTGTTGTTCATGGGCTGCGAATTTGCACAGCCCGAAGAGTGGAACCACAACCAGAGTCTGGACTGGCACCTGCTGGACGACGACCGGCACAAGGGCATGCAAAGCCTCGTGCGGGATCTGAACGGCCTTTATCGTGAGACGCCCGCGCTGCATCAGTTGGACAGCAAGGCCGAAGGCTTTCGCTGGATCGACGGCGGCAACGCGGCAGACTCGATCTTTGCCTGGGTCCGTTTGGGTGAGGATGGTGAGGCGCCGGTTCTGGTGGTGTCTAATTTCACACCTGTCACGCGCACGGACTA
Encoded proteins:
- the glgB gene encoding 1,4-alpha-glucan branching protein GlgB, with product MTAPLDQSTARQIVEGRHGDPFSVLGQHTLPDGTQSVRVFRPNVDLVEVLASGSDLVLGTLTPVDGAPDLYEGILSGVSGRFDYRLRLSNADATWVEEDAYAYGPILGEMDEYLLGEGTHGQLWRALGAHLTALGSAPGVHFAVWAPNASRVSVVGSFNDWDGRRHAMRRRGDTGIWEIFVPGVSEGAVYKYELLDANGQLLPLKADPVGFGSEVPPLTASVVRDLTQFGWQDHAWMATRWQKHRIDQPVSIYEVHLESWRRVPEDGNRSLSYREMADQLVRYAADMGFTHIELTPVSEHPFGGSWGYQPVGLYAPTSRFGSPDDFRALVEATHEAGLGLIIDWVPGHFPTDAHGLAQFDGTALYEHSDPKEGFHPDWNTLVYNYGRSEVSNFLIANARYWLEEFHIDGLRVDAVASMLYRDYSRKEGEWVPNEHGGRENLEAISFLRRMNEQVYGMHPDVMTLAEESTAFPGVSAPTSHDGLGFGFKWNMGWMNDTLRYMSEDPINRKYHHDKMTFGLHYAFTENFVLPISHDEVVHGKGSLLGRMPGDDWQRFANLRAYFGFMFGHPGKKLLFMGCEFAQPEEWNHNQSLDWHLLDDDRHKGMQSLVRDLNGLYRETPALHQLDSKAEGFRWIDGGNAADSIFAWVRLGEDGEAPVLVVSNFTPVTRTDYRIGVPAAGHWQERLNTDAPVYGGSGQVNGGGVTADPEASHGCDHSIKITVPPLATVFFKLSAVE